The sequence ATTTACTTTTAAGCACTGAGACAGAGCAGACTTGTAAGGAACAAACTGTAGAACTCCTTAACTTCCTGGGGCACAGGGATACAAAGCCTCTAAGGAAAAAGCACAACTGGTTAAACAGCAGGTGACTTTCCTAGGGTACCGCCTTAGTCAGGGGAGTCGAAGTTTAAGTAACGATAGAATCCAGGCTATACTCGACAGCCCTCAGCCCCAGAACCCCAGAGAATTGAGAGCTTTCCTGGGACTGACCGGCTTTTGCCGACTCTGGATCCCTGACTATGGGGGAAAAGCCAGACCCCTATATGAAGCCCTAACTAAAGAAGGTCTGCTGCATTGGAAGTGGACTAAGGACAAAGAGAAAGCATTTCAAGAGCTTAAAAGAGCTTTAattcagcctcctgctctggctctccCAGATCCACGGAAACCATTTACTTTGTATGTCCACGAAAGAGCCGGGGTAGCGTCTGGGGTCCTCTGTCAAAAGTCAGGACCGACCTGGAGACCCATCGGCTATTATTCCAGAGTCTTAGATCCCGTTGCCAGGGGATGGCCAGCCTGCTTGCGGGCTGTCGCTGCAACTGCTCTCCTCGTACAGGAAGCCGAAAAGTTAACCCTTGGTGGGGACACTGAGGTTGTGGTGCCTCACGGAGTACCCCAGATACTAGGAACAGGGGCGGGGGATAGACATCTGAACCCCAGTCGGCATAGTAAGTATGAGGTGGGACTTTTACTAGCCCCGAACCTCACCTTTAAAACAGTCAGTTCTCTCAACCCAGCTACCTTACTGCCTGACCCCCAGGCTCCCAGTGGTGCTGTTGATCCGACCCATGACTGTGTCGAAgtcctgcagcaagagactaaacCCCGTCCCGATCTTTCAGATTTGCCCTGGCCCAACCCTGATCTTGAGGCATATGTCGATGGTTCTAGTTATGTACTAGATGGGAAGCGGTACACAGGGGCTGCTGTGATAATTAGAAGCACAGAGGTGGTGTATCCCTTTAAACTCAGCTCCTCTCTATCCGCTCAAGCAGCAGAATTAGTTGCTCTCATCGAAGCTCTTCGCTTGGGGGCTGGGAAGACCATAAATCTATACACTGACAGTTGCTATGCGTACATGGTAGTACATGCTCATGGGACCTTGTGGAAAGAAAGGGGTTTCATTACAGCCTCAGGCCAAAGAATTGCCCATGGGACCCTTATCAAATTGTTGCTTGAAGCCTTAATGCTTCCCCTGCGGGTCGCTGTCATCCATGTCCGTGCACATGGGAAAGCTCCGGATGCAGAGCAGCGCAAGTATAATCGTTTGGCTGATCTGGCTGCGAAggaggcagcacgcaggggaactgtgTGGCTTCTTTTAGTTCAGGACACTGAGGCTGAAACTCCTGTCCCCCGTTACACGACAGAGGAGGTATCCTGCGCCCAAGCTGCAGGGGCCCGGCAAACCCCCTCTGGGTGGTGGAAACTACCCGGGGGAGAAATATTCGTTCCCCGTCCGGTGCTCCAGGAGATTCTCCAATCCCTGCATAAAGAGGGACATTTAGGATCGGGAGCGATGGTTGATTTGGCTGCCCGATCCCTTAGAGCAGTGGGTATGCATACAGAAGCCCAGAGAATTGTCAATAATTGCTCTGTTTGTCAGCGCACTAACCAGAAGGGATCTGGCCCCCCTGTTCCACTGGGAGGCCGACCCTGGGCTGCCTACCCCTTTCAAAGGTGGCAAGTGGATTTCGCTGAAGTACCCCCTTGCCGAGGCTACAAATACTTGCTTGTTTTTGTTGATCAGCTTACCGGGTGGGTGGAGTGTTTCCCTACCCGACACTGTCAGGCTCGAGCAGTTACTAAGGCCCTGCTACATGAAATACTTCCCAGATACCACCTCCCTGAAGTAATTGAGTCAGATCGGggaagtcacttcatctcccaAGTGGTCCAACAGGTAGCGCAGGCCCTTGGTATCCAGTGGAAGCTGCATACTCCTTGGAGGCCACAAAGCTCAGGCCAGGTAGAAAGAATGAATAGGACTCTCAAAGATACTTTAACAAAGCTCTGTATAGAGTCTGGTTTAAAGTGGCCTGATGCCTTGCCGCTTGCGCTTACTCGCATTCGAAGGGCCCCCCGTAAGGGTCTGAGACTCTCACCCTTTGAGTTGGTTTTCGGGTTCCCTCCCCGAGTACTCATCCCCGGGTTCCGGGAAAATGTAAGCTGGGAGGTAGGGAATGACTCTTTGTGGAAACAGGTCTCTGCGCTGCAATCTGTCTTGTTTCAGCTACACCGGTACGCAGCACCCTTCCAGGCTCTTCCCTTGGATCGACCCGTGCATTCGTTCCAGATCGGTGACCGGGTCTTTATCAAGAAGTGGAAGCGTGATCCTCTCACAGCACGGTGGGAAGGCCCGCATACTGTTTCGCTCATCAGCCAAGCTGCCGTCAAGGTTCTTGGAAGCGACAAATGGACGCACTGCACGCGAGTTAAACGCTTTGTTGGCTCGGATCCAGAGGACGGATCACCCGAAGAGGACaacagccctctgctccccccggcTCCGGACGCCCGGGGTGACACAGGTGAAGACTCTAACTGGGAGTATCACGGACTGGAGGGCTTAAAGGGACTCTTTAAAAGAAGGAAACAATGAAGTTGTTCCtcctgtttctgttttgtttccttgCTTGCTCTTATGGTTGGGAAAACAGGTTTCTGCAGTTAGGAGAGATAATTGCAAGTTCCTTTAACCTCACTAACTGCTGGGTGTGCGGTGGCCCAGGGGAATTGGATGAATGGCCCTGGGTAGCccagccagtgcagcccaagtacTTGCTGAGTAACCTCAGCATCGTGCATAATGGCACGGAGCAATGGTCCACAGATAGTAGCCCTTGGCGGCTCTATTCCGCTGGCATGGGAATCTTTTGCCTTAATCGCACCCGGCGTGGGGGCCGGTATGTGGGGAAAGTAAATGTAGTTGGACCCTATCCCGGGGATATGATTGCTACCATCATCCTGGCTGTCACACCTATGATTGCTCTAAATATCGAGGGCGATGGAACCATACCCATGTGAAATTAACCAATAGTAGTTGGGTAAGATGTTCCTTCCAACACCATACCGGTGAGGGTTGTAAGGCAGTGGGACTAGATGGGTTCTTTGATTCCCTCTTTCTAGCCTGTCAACGCGATAACACCACTAGTAAAAAGCATGTGATCCGGTGGTATCAGTGGGCATGGCAGCACTCTAATGGAACTCGGGTAACTCACTTCAGACACTTTTGGTCTAATACCGACAGGCCCAGGTCAGGTTGTAAGTGTGTGTGgaaagcaggagctggagcatggaAATGTGAATACTGTGCTGCTGATGGGGTACCGTCCTCCGTGATGGGTGGGCCATTCGGAGGACCCCTAGGAACAGGCAACCACATATACTATGAACGACCCTTGGACCCCGATACCTGGGATGGCCCTTTTGCTAATGGGACTTGGGCCCTAAAGGGCCATTATTGGATCTGTGGCTCTTATGCCTATCGCAGACTTCCACCAAATTGGTCGGGGATATGTTATGTGGGGTATATTCGGCCAttgttctttctcctgccccaaaacCGGGGAAACACACTAGGAATTAGAGTGTATGATGATCTCGTTAGGGAAAAGCGGTTTGTGGACTCCACTTTAACTGCCGGAAGTTCCCAGGCCTGGGGAGCTCAGGAGTGGCCCCCAGAGCGGATCATCAAACATTATGGGCCTGCCACCTGGAATCCCACCGAGCTTGTCACGGGAGCTCGGGAACCAATTTACAATCTGAACGCATTATCAGGCTGCAAGCTATCTTGGAAATATTAACCAACCAGACAGCTGCAGCGTTAGATCTGCTGGCAGATCAGTCAACCCAAATGCGAAATGCCATCCTCCAACATCATCTAGCTCTTGATTACTTGCTGGCGGAGGAAGGCGGGCTCTGTGCAAAACTTAATGAGTCTAATTGCTGCCTGCAAATAGATGACAATGGGCAAACAGTGAAACAGTTGACCAAAGAAATGAGAAAACTCGCCCACGTCCCAGTCcaaacctggggtgggtgggacacAGACTGGTTCACATCCTGGTTGCCACAAATGGGATGGTTTCGTAAAGGCTTTTTGCTTTTATGCTTGTTATAGTTACCCTTATAACCTTCGCTTGCTTCACCCCCTGCTTGGTCGCTATAGTTCGACGACTGGCTACCCACGTTACCTATCAGCAAATAATGACCTTATATCGGCCAGAGGATCGGCCAAAggaagcagaggagtggggaagtttaagctcttaaaatgctttaaggggggaaagctgttagaaaaataggccaatGCAAGCCTGTTAGCAaagactaggcccttagcatGGGTAGActcaaggcccttagcataagtaaaatcaaggccttgagatgcaagcagagagaaaagcctgtgtcagctattatcagctTAATGCTTGGTTTGTACTAGTCCATGCTTATCAGCAAGGCCCACGCTTGGCGTAGCATATGTGCAGCTGTCTTTTTCTGCTTATGGCCAAAAGCAGTTAGCCTAATGGGTCATCTTCTCATGCATGAAGCCAAGAGTAGTTAGTATGATAATATAAGGGGTTAAaggggatatcttatgtcttccttacaatgataaatgtatccgtgcagctgcactgttatcatgatggatgtatccgtgacagttatgcatattttgttcctttttgattgatatatgtattctatgtacttcaatattccctatagatacatttacaggacctatagggtcagccaagtaacgcaaataagacgtcaacaaagttgtttgtttcggggtataaaggtaagcccatccggccatgtaaggtgtgtctctctcgggcattagctgggacgagaacacccgctcagctgatcgatcaataaagctaatggtactcgtctacctgtttccgtgcttccttggcgtaattgggtaagctccagggagaatcgggcccttttggctaacaagctcagcttgggccccctgctctctccttagctcggccccactccatgtgactcagacaattccagctcacagggaggacgggacccccctggcctcctgactccttgaatagcctgcctgccctgtcaatcaggctgacctgcaGCATTGgtctctccacattgttcctggggactgtcagtctcaggctcctgatttcccattgactcctccctttttagtgctgggagctagcaaccaaacacccccactgaatgttagtaagggggcaacagtccccttacataaagcatctaaatcccctgggcacagctcgccagggcacagcttgggagaTGCACTGGGAATAGAtcctgcaggaaatcccttcccccctctgatagcttgtgttttgttacagccctggagataatcccgctgcctgcacgtgttccgcagagaacagaggagcaaattctctccctgttcccccttccgcAGCCATTAAAGGACGGAATAAAcacccagcagcgccctgccccacagagtccccccctgtaaggagagagatgtgcagtgactagggctccagctcagtgtcaccaggtttatataacttttggtgatgcccagaccaggtccaagtcctgcccgtcCTTCCTGGCCCCCcccaaagctgtgggagggagtttgggtacatgaggtgcaggctctgggatgggcagggggttggggtgcaggggaggcggggggtggaccctgggagggagtttggatgtgggctctgggctggggcagggagttggggggcagtggtgggctctgggagggagtttgggtgtgggcagggtgtgggatctgggctggggcagagggttggggtgtggcacctatcttgggcagctcccgaaagtgacccacacccccatctggcagcagctcctacatggaggaggcccggggggcgtGGGTCTCCTGGCACCATTGCCtgctggcaccacccctgcagctcccattgccgcagttccaatagcagagttggcacttggggtgggggcagcatgagAGAGGCACACCCCACGGgcgctgcagggatgtgccagatgcttctgggagtggtgcgccgtgcggagcgagggtgggcaggaatccactttagtcccgCTTTGCTGTCGGTAGTtgtggcaggagcccccgggcTCTTTCAAATc is a genomic window of Mauremys reevesii isolate NIE-2019 linkage group 14, ASM1616193v1, whole genome shotgun sequence containing:
- the LOC120381674 gene encoding uncharacterized protein LOC120381674 codes for the protein MVDLAARSLRAVGMHTEAQRIVNNCSVCQRTNQKGSGPPVPLGGRPWAAYPFQRWQVDFAEVPPCRGYKYLLVFVDQLTGWVECFPTRHCQARAVTKALLHEILPRYHLPEVIESDRGSHFISQVVQQVAQALGIQWKLHTPWRPQSSGQVERMNRTLKDTLTKLCIESGLKWPDALPLALTRIRRAPRKGLRLSPFELVFGFPPRVLIPGFRENVSWEVGNDSLWKQVSALQSVLFQLHRYAAPFQALPLDRPVHSFQIGDRVFIKKWKRDPLTARWEGPHTVSLISQAAVKVLGSDKWTHCTRVKRFVGSDPEDGSPEEDNSPLLPPAPDARGDTGEDSNWEYHGLEGLKGLFKRRKQ